The Leopardus geoffroyi isolate Oge1 chromosome C1, O.geoffroyi_Oge1_pat1.0, whole genome shotgun sequence sequence CTGCCATGAGCCAGTTTCTAGCATTTGCCTTGTGGTTCCACACTTTTGACAACAGTCCTTTTATAAATAAGCCTTCCTCCTATTGCCCAATTTTCATCGTGCCATTTGTTTTCCGCAGGGATCCTGAATgaggcgctctctctctctctccacatacatacatatggctGGCTTTGAAAATACAACATGCTTTttcaaagctctttttttttggaggagcTTTCCTTAAATCTTTATTCCTTGTGAAAATGGGGAAATTTTCAAGACAACAGTCATTAGAAAACTAGATGGAACAACCACAACgtgattttgaaaatgtaatgtgtattttttttttttttttcattttaacatgaATTTCAGAGAGTCTGGAGCCATTCAAGGTATGCTAGGTCATTCCTAGCTTTGTTTTTAGCTCAAAGAAGATGACAAAATTCTGATAAGTGTTTTGTACTCCTCTTTCTCACATTTGTATGAGGCAAAGCCACCAGCTAGAGTTATCAGAGTCACAGACAGAGGAAAGAGCCACTTTCCTCCCAGAAAGCACAGTGTGTCTTACAGTTCCCTGAGCAAACACTGGATTGGCCTGTGAGCAAGCCTGCCCTTAATGGAGCCTAAAATGGAGCAAGTGGTCAGATGGCCACGTGTTAAAGAGTATCCTAGGCCTGAAGAGGAAATATACTCAGAGGAAAGTTACAGTAACTTCACCAGCTCTGTggtcaggagggaggtgccgtaCCCCAAGGAAATCAGCGTCACCTTCATACTGCGTTCGCAAACACCACAGAGCAAGATAGTTGAAAATAGaaagctttcattttcttgggttCCTGCCTGACACGTTAAATTCTGTTcagtcagaattttaaaaaaggaaacaacgtGATTAGGATCTTACGATCTGATttttaaactgcaaaaaaaaaaaaaaacaaaaacaaaaaaaaaaaacccctctgaTTGTGATGTGCAGAGATGGAACCCAATAAAGTTCTTGAGAGGTTCTGAAAGAAAATCACATTGCCAATTAAAGATGTATTATATTTCTACTTACTGCTTCCTTAACGTCTCAATGCAAATACCAGTCTTGAGTGCTGTCTACTCTACTCTCTAGTTCACTAGCCCTAGGTgctattctgtttctctgtggtgctataaggaaaaggaaagatggCATATCATAAATTAAACATGATACATATATGTAATTCACAGGTGTCCTGAAGAATTTGCCCAGTAAGGTTTGAACTGAAAAGTGACTATGTTTCAACTAATGTTCATGTTCAAAGTGTTTTGTGCAAGCGCATTACAGgtaaaaaaagtttgaaaacacactttttctaggggtgcctgggtggctcagtcggttaagtgcctggcttcagctcaggtcatgatctcacagtctgtgagtttgagcttccaatagggctctgtgttgacaggtaagcctggagcctgctttggattctgtgtttccctttctttttgtcccttctccactcatgctttgtctctttctgtctctgaaaaaagaataaaccttaaaaaaaccccaaaaaaccaaacacactTTTTCTAAATATGACCATGAATCACCAGAAATCACGTGAATCTGCTGAATGCACAAAGTTGGTTTTCtattcattcatgatttaaagcattatttctagaaacataaataaataatcttagcTGTTCCACTATTTGTGTGACCTTGTTTAAAAAGTcacttacttttttcattttcagttatctcttctataaaataaaggGTTGGCTTGGATTATTTCCAACATTCCTTCCAGCTGAGCACTTTTTGCATGATGGTACTCCAGCAAAATGGTGGAGAAAATTGAATTTAATTTGGTTTTATCTTGATCTCACTCCATTTATTCCCCTACTCAATTGTGTTTTCCTCCCTAATTCTCACTTCTCGTACCATCCAACTATCCAGTCCTGCTTTCAGATGATCTAGGATCACTCACCGAAATTGTGTTGAAAGTTTTACACAACGCAACCCAGAGGGAAAAGAACAATACATTACAAGTCATGAAGCATGAGCCACGTCCTTAAGGTCACTTGTCCTAAAACTTGGGCAACTTATTTGGCCTCTttaacctcagtttccctatctataaaatgggcataaaaatgGCTGTCCTATATGTTTACTTCAGAGGTTTATATGGAGTTCATATgagataaaataggaaaaagcaTTTTGTAGTCTATGACTGTAGGCCACAATTACTAATTGAAGTCAATATGTTCCCTACATGGCATTTTAGGATTCATCTTCTTTTGAAATCCAAGCATTAACTGAGCTGGTGAGAAGGGTCCTTCCAGGGTCAGGGTTCCTTCTCTGGTGCTTGGAACCACACCTTAGAGACGGTTATCCGGTTCACCTGTGCAGAGAGTTGACAGCTATTAATGTAGTAATTGACCCATTTACAatagggaaaaagggaaaggtttttgtttttgcttgttttgtttttttgtaaccAGTTCTCATGGAAGCACATGTAACTTCCAATTTTCCAAAAGTCAGCTGTATCACAAGATTCACAGATTATCTATGGGAAATCTTTTAGTTCTCACTGCCTTGCTTATAAGGAACAGATAAGTACATTTTCGCCTCCAATCTTATTCTTCATGTTGCCTGTTGTTAAGAAGGAGTTGTGAGGGAGAGAGGTTTGAGGTTATAGCTTCCTGTCCCCACACCTTTAGCTGATTTGGCTGCTAGGAAAGGCTTTGAAAGCAAAGCACTAAATTCATCATCAAAACAACTTGTCAATTCAGTTAGAGAAATGTCAGTCAAGCGAATCTTTTGAAACCAGAAGCAAATACAATTGTTGaatttacagtatttttcttttaacgtaGTAGGTTTGACCTAGGTGGACCTTGCCTAAGCACTCGCAAGAAGGAAACCAAATATCCACAGGGAAAGGCTTGGTCTGCTAAGACCAAATTAACCTGACAAGGATGCTTTTCACTCCTAGCATGAACTAAAGAGCAAAAAGGAATCAAATAAATGTTAGTATGGGGAAGCTAGatatttctctagtttttttGTGAGTCTAGGtatgttcttaaattttacaaTGTGTTCTTAAATTATTTGAAGTACTGTGTGGATCCCCTGAAACTCAGAGAACCAAAATACGTATCAAAGTCCAGTGTCATTTGTTGTTTCCGTTATTGGTTGCTATGACTTATCCATGTTATTGCCCCACGCCCCTAGAGTAAGGGGTGTGCATTTTTACAGTgctccattttaagaaaaaataagaggaatCAGAATTAAGGTGTCTACTCTAAGTTGTAATGATCACATATATTCAATATCACTTAGAGGAATTGGTTATCTTTTTCTACCACCAAAAGTGAATTTCCTTCATTTAGTGTCTCTTTAAAGCAGATGTAGATTTTGAAGTCCTATGAGATGGTTTCACACTTAGGCTTCTCTGAATGATTGACATGAACCAAGGTGGAACCAAGGGCTATCAggatataaatgttgaaaacaagaAGTTCTATCAGCCAATCCTTAACTTGGGTTGAACCCTAAGCTAGAAATCATAGCCACATGCTCACACATATTTGGCAAACCACTTGAAGCATagcatctaattttaaaattatgtgatgacatggaagacagagaaaagtaAACATTGACAAATACATTGGACGTCTCTTTCATCAAATGGCCACATAATCAATATTTTTCAAGCTTTTTCCTGACATAGTATTAGTACAGGGAGTCACACACAAAAGGATTATTCCTTCCCTCTTGCAGTTGTTGGATGTGCCATCAACCGAGAGAATACCGAATATGTAACAGCCAGCCAAGACACTGGGATCTTGGATTGCTTTTCCCTGAGAAATTTCTCAATTTGTAGTGCTGAGGTAGAATATGTTCAGGAGATATCCCAGCAGTCTTAAACATGCTGAGGTTTGACTTTGGAGTCTCCACgataaacagaaggaaaatatcaCTATATTATGCTTTGTGAAGGAAAATCAGTTTCAGGAGAGGAAGACTACCACTTCTCCtttgtgaaaacagaaaacaccaaACAAAGTTCCAGGCAGTCAACTGTGTTCCCAGGAACCTTGGAGGTAACTCACATTTTCTTTGCAGTGATCTCTTAGGCTGGAAGAACGTCTTTTCATAGCCCAGATGTATAAACTTTACCTCAGTTTCTGAGCATAATGAGTGAAGAAGAGATGTAGGCAAAACAGTATTACTTACTTGGTTGGTCTGTGGGCCTGAGGACAATCATTTTTaactccttcttctccctcactCACCACATCTAAGCCAATGCTGAGTTCtgccaatttttttaaactgttccatctttattagaaaagaaaccagaaaaagggAGTGGGGCAAGCCCAACCCTAAATGACCCCTCCACTATGACACAGGCAAAGCCCGGCTCATCCGGGCATCAAGGTGTGGACACGGCCACCTAGACTGGGCGTGGACATGGTTATACAAAGTCAACGTCTCATAGAAAAGGTTGAGTTCTGCCAATTTTAAcctgtaaatatttcttgagttcATCCACTTCTTTGTAATTGTAGTTCAGGCCCTTATCACCTCTTGCCTAGACTACTATGATTGTATCCTAATGGTCTCCATGTTTTCTTACTTGTGCCCTTCAAATTTaccttccatatttttcttttttatttatttttgagacagagagagacagagcacgaacgggggagggtcagagagagagggagacacagaatccgaaacaggctccaggctctgagtggtcagcacagagcccgacgcagggctcgaactcacggaccacgagatcgtgacctgagccgaagtcggctgcttaaccgactgagccacccaggcgcccctccatattttttataaaatgaaatcaccTTTCTGCTTACGATGCTTCAATAGGTCCTCATCACCTGCAAGAGAGAGCCCAAGCTATGAACTCTGCTTGTTTGCCAATCTTGTCTTTTACAAGTCATGGTCCAGCAAAATTGAGGTAGCTATAATTCTCTACCTCTGCCATACTCTTTCTCACCTCCTTATCTCCTCTGCCtagactcttctttttctctctttttcttatattcCCTGCAGTCCACTACTTCATGCCCCATGTCCTACCACATAGTCTCCTACTTCACCCCACCCCTGACACAAAGTCTCATCTTAGCTAGGCTTTTACTTAataaatttgttgaataagtgtATGCATACGTCAACACTTAGGTCAGCACTCACTTTCAGAAATCCTGAGCTGGTTCTCCAGTCACACCCAGAAACACTGTGCAGATCACTGTGCCAGTATTTTCAAAGTAGCCGTTTGTTTACGTATCTTTCTTTCCCATCAGGCTGTAAGCTGCCCAAGGATAGAAACTGCACCCTGTTCATCTTTGGGAAAtgaaattttctcttctgtgtgcATCTCGGGAAGGTGTCATATTCTGAGTTACACAGGAATATTAAGCAAACTActcttccttcttctgtctcccttcctctctctacctcacTGTGGGTGCTGGGAGAAGGAAGCCAAAGTGGCTAACCTTCCAGGGTTTCTCTCTAgattttcttggtttatctcttaTTCTCCCTTTTATTACCTTGGCAAAGAAGTCCTGTTGTCATCTTTTTCCTTATAGCAGCTCTTGAAGGCAGAGCAGGAAGAATTTGACTGTCTCTTAAAACAGAATCCAAATAATTAGAGAAACAACCCCTGGAGGGCTCAGTAAGCGGAAATACCAATAGCTAACCTGTACTCCTTGAAAAGGAGGGGAGATGCTGGCATTTCTTGCTGGGTTTGGTTCTTCTAGTCAGAAATGGCTCAATGATTCTTTCTAGGTAAGCAAAgtataaaaccaaacaaaataaaacaaaacaaaacacaagttgCATTTCCCTATCGTAACAGGTTGAACTTTTTGATTCCTTACATGTGCTTTTCAGTGCTTTTAGGGAGTGTTTGAATGAATCATAAATGAAGCTCAGTTGTTGAGACACACATTTTGAATAAGGATTTAGTGAGATGGTAATCAGACCTAGCTGCTGATAACAATGATACAGTCAGATTACCATCTTTCACTTATTGATTATTTAATGAGATCCTATTATTCACATGGTACcatacaaagaaacataaaaggttGTCCTTGCTCAAAGAAGACATGGAAACTAGAAGTCTAGAGGAAATACACACAAGTCAAAAGCTTGAAGCATATGAAACAGGAGGTGCTCAAAATGTAGAACCTGACCAAATGATACAGATAGTAATCGTTTTGAGACCTGAGAAGGGAGATATTCTAGGCCATGAAATTAGTTaacaaagtatggagagagcaaTGCTCACACAGTACGTTGCTGAGATGTTGACTTAAATAGTCTGGCTAATGGAGGCTTGGGTTTGAGGAAATGAAGTTGGAAAAGCCCGTGGAGGCCTATGAGTTGAGGATAAGAAATGAGTTTTCAACTGTAAGGTTCTGTAACCACTGAAAATTAGAATCTCCTGAGAAACTGAAAGTACTGATGTTTGGATCCTGTACACAGAGATTCTGATTGAACAGGCCTGGGAATCAAgggtttttaaaacttcaggtgattctaatatgctgTCAGCTTAAGAAATCTGTTACACGATAGTGATTTTCAACCCTAACTAAATATTAGAATCAAAGGGGGGAATTTTTATGGCAATACTAAAGATGATCCATAGAacgggaaaaatatttgcaaatcacatatctgataaggaacttgcatcaaaaatatgtaaagaactctgatgattcaacaataaaaaggcaacccagtTAAGTAGGCAAAtaatctgaataaacatttctctaaaaagGATATACAACTgctaataagcacataaaaatgctcaacgtcataGTCATTTGAGAAATGCATatcaaaccacaataagatacggTTTCAtatccactagaatggctataataaaaaagatgaacaataacaaatgttggcaagaatgtggagaaatcagagccctcatacactgctggtagatATGTAAAATACTgcagttgctttggaaaatattttgtcagttcctcataaagttaaacaGAGTTaaaccatatgacctagcaattccccTCCtggtatacacccaagagaactgaaaacatgtccacacaaaaatgtgcacacgaacattcatagcagcattattcataataacgaAGAAGTGAAAGCAAatgatgaatagaaaaaaattggtatATCCACACAGCAGGATATTATTTggccatgaaaaggaataaagttctgatacattttacaacatagatgaaccttgaaaacattatgctaaatgaaagaaaccagacaaaaaagGCCACATTTTGTATGATCCCATATATGTGAAATGCTCAGAATAAGCACATCCATGGAGATTGAAAACAGtttagtgattgccaggggctagagggaaggaagaatggagagTCATTGCTAATGAgcatgggatttcttttttggggtaagaaaaatacaatattctGGAATCAGATTGTGGCAATCCATTCATAATTTGTGAGTATAGTAAAAAAACCACTGCCAAAgggaaaggaggtgggggtggtgggcaaaatgggtgaaagggactGGGAGATATGGCTTCCAACtgtggaatgagtaagtcatgggaataaatggtacagcacagggaaaacagtcaatgatattataatatggTTGTATGGTGATAAGATAATAGCTACACTtgtagtgagcatagcataaaGTATAAACtcgttgaatcactatgttgcacaactgaaactaatgtaacgttgtgtgtcaactataaacaaagaaaacaaaatgaaacacaaccactgaattgtatacattacatactttattataaagtacaattataatatactttataagtataattgtatactttttttttgtaaaaaaaaaaaagagtggctttATGGTACATGACTTGTATCCcaataagttgttttaaaaaatgaaaatagataatACAAATCCCTTCTCCCATCCAGCATAGACAAATTTCATCAGAATTTCTGGAAATGGGACCTGGAtaggtttttgttcttgttttttaagttcttggTGTACAACTAGTGTTTAGAACTATATAGGTGATGAAAAGCTTTTAGTGATTTAGTTCTATGcatcttccttcttcccaaagcaaaaacaaaacacctgagcacttgaattcaaatccaggctaaactgtaggttttattttaatagatttttattctatttggctcttcagtatgtgtgtgtgggatGTTGCttcaaataaccttaaaaaatattttttaatgtttgtttatttttgagagagagaacgagcatgaacagcagaggggcagagagagagagagggaaacacagaatccaaagcaggcttcaggttctgggctatcagcacagaccctgatgtcagccttgaactcatggaccatgagatcatgacctgagccaaagttggacgcttaaccaactgagccacccaggcacccctaacattttgtttaaagaaaatgaaaataggtaGACAATTATTAGCATACCCCAAAATAATGGCGAAAATGTTTGGTTCTTATTAAAGTTTGAGTCAGAGACACAAAGCAATTCATTGTTTTAGAATAATGGAAAATTTAGAGAACTTTGCAAAGTTGATTCTTAATGCTTAAGGGGTCTATTTCTCAGGTTATTGTAGTTTACTTGGGTTTTTTAGTCTTAGCTTTGCTCATCATCTGTTTAGTGATTTAGACAAATCATCTATTATTTCTAGGCCTTAAAcagtcattatatatatatattgttgtgTTCCAGGCAATGGGGATATAGTGGGAAATAAGATGGGATGGATATGGTCTCTTCTACCTGTAGGTTATAACCCCTAGCTTCAGGTTCTTTGctttaaaagtgaaaagattGAACTAGATGGTCTCCAGATTCTTTGATCATTTACTGGAATAGCATAAAGGTAGAAAAATGGCAAAGAGGGGGAACTCGTGTATATCTCTTCTATCTTCTGTGGTTTAAGGGAACAAATACGTGAAGTTCTCGAGAAGGCTTCTCTCAGAATATGCTATGGAAGGTAAGTTAAACTCCTTGGGTTATGTTTTCTCTTACTCTTTATCCTACTTCATCCTTCTTACTCTTCATCCCAATAAAGTCAAATGgctcaaaacattttaattccttcACAAAAACCTGCATCGCAACTTAAAGACACATCTATTTGCGTATCTATGTCAGGTGTTATAAGCCATGTCTAAGTATCCCACTCAAtcaggaaaataacaaaattaaacatgatTAACATCTTTGGAATCTTAGTCAAGATTCAAAAATTCCAAACGCATAGCTGTGGTGCTCAATGCCAAAAGGAGGCCACCTTCTGCCCTCCAAGTGAAAACATTCTCCATTGTCCCATTCTAAGAAGgatggaaataatataaaaatgtaaacttttaaacTCTCAGTGTATTGTCTTCCGAAGAGTTCCTGCATCTTCTTCTGCCAAGAGAAAGCCTTTGCTGGAgatctgtttattttgttcattaataTATCTTGATTTCAGGGGGATAAAAAAGTCCTCATGAACTTGTTCTAAGCAAATGATTTTTCCTCCTTCAGAAAACAAGATTTTGGTGAAGCAGTTGCCCAGGCTTGTGGTGTACAACAATGAGGTCAACCTTAGCTGCAAGTACACTCACAACCTCTTCTCAAAGGAGTTCCGGGCATCCCTTTATAAGGGAGTAGATAGTGCTGTGGAAGTCTGCGTTGTCAATGGAAATTACTCCCATCAGCCTCAGTTCTACTCAAGTACAGGATTCGACTGTGATGGGAAATTGGGCAATGAAACAGTGACATTCTACCTCCGAAATTTGTTTGTTAACCAAACGGATATTTACTTCTGCAAAATTGAAGTCATGTATCCACCTCCTTACATAGACAATGAGAAGAGCAATGGGACCATTATCCACGTGAAAGGTAACACGCAACTCTACCCGTGCACCACTCTAAAGTAATGGTTTTCAATGGCAGTCTTGAAAACTAGGTCATGATCAGTGACTTCCCAAAGAGGAAGTCTGCACATTCTAAGCTAgtgatattttgcatattttgattCATCTCCCATTCTTCCATAAtgttcagaaggaaggaaatgtacTCAAGTGCCATTCCCATGTCATTTAACCCACTCTattctatttttcagagaaacatcTTTGTCCAGCTCAGCTGTCTCCTGAATCTTCCAAGCCATTTTGGGCACTGGTGGTGGTTGGTGGAATCCTAGGTTTCTATAGCTTGCTAGCAACATTGGCTCTTGGTGCTTGCTGGGTAAGAGAAGCAACACTGCTTTTGTGTACCTTTTCCACTACACATGTAATCTGAACATGTTCAAGAACTGTGCCTGtgtggtttattttctgtttagcatgtgattgttactattattgctattatttcccTGCTAGATTTGAGTAGGCTCTCTTTTAGCTTTCAACTGTATTGGAGATGAAAACCTAATGTGAATTCTAGTTTTTAGAAGGCATTAATTAGGTGGCCAGGCAGAATAAGAAGCTAAATGGGTACATTGCGGGTGATGGTTGGGAGTCTTAGGGCCAGGTActtttcttctccccattttgcAATATCATTATGACACGTAAAATAGctttaatatacacatatgtataagaATCTAAGCAACTTGGGAATCTAGGCAATGAAACCAATGAACAATTTTGGTTCAGGGTCAAAAATTGTGAGAAATTTGGCTACTGAAATTATGCATTCTGCATTCAAACCTAGCAAAGAAACTAGGTCTGTTTATCTGAGTCATATTTTTATCTCCTCTGAAGCAGTTGAATTTTGTGAGGCCAAGTATGGTTGCTGTCATTATGAAACTATAATGGGAGTTAGACttttctgagctctcagcattgAATTAGAGTTTACCAACTTGTGCAAATGTTCAAGTAACAAACTTggcatatttttctttaccttcttcAAAATTGAAGTTTTGAACATATCTTGATGACTGTATCTACTGTTAAATTGGGACTCCCTTACCAAAGGGTCTTTCCCCTTACTCAGAAACCTCCCATTCTCATGTACATGGTGTGGGACAGAGTATCTCCTGCTTTGATTCCATgttgtctttgaatttttttctttaagtcagaCGCATGTATGAGTCATGTCTTCAATAAGAAATGTTACTCCTCAAGGACAAAGGACTATTTCTCTTGATATTCACCATCCATCTGG is a genomic window containing:
- the CD28 gene encoding T-cell-specific surface glycoprotein CD28, whose amino-acid sequence is MTETLRLWQVHLQLPSQFGLLGEEGLEPWPTVSTMILRLLLALNFFPSIQVTENKILVKQLPRLVVYNNEVNLSCKYTHNLFSKEFRASLYKGVDSAVEVCVVNGNYSHQPQFYSSTGFDCDGKLGNETVTFYLRNLFVNQTDIYFCKIEVMYPPPYIDNEKSNGTIIHVKEKHLCPAQLSPESSKPFWALVVVGGILGFYSLLATLALGACWMKTKRSRILQSDYMNMTPRRPGPTRRHYQPYAPARDFAAYRS